One genomic window of Methanosarcina acetivorans C2A includes the following:
- a CDS encoding PEGA domain-containing protein — translation MSVTKATIPLVITIFLMIAICNLAFARELDVINNSDANLVQNQSVDGQFLTVTNNSDTNATQISAVDDNSNNVDPAIYGDRIVWGNYRIVDSSEDLYLYDTNNFTNDRITASGSASSPKIYGDKIVWEDSRSKDSDIYIYNLSTQSETQITTNKSDQKSPDIYGNRVVWEDDRNGGDLINSDIYMYDLSTNKESRITTIISAKDPVIYGDRIAWQDTRNGEWKSDIYLYDLSTKNETQITTSGSAYSPAIYEDRLVWRDNSENHSGIYMHNLSTSTETQIIANESAYSPVIYGDNIVWKDNSENHSGIYMHNLSTATETQITASESLIYSPAIYGDNIVWVDDRNNRSEIYMYNISTSKEILINTSKLSQTVLGKNETGDIYVYTSLTWNPDPVPITNATFTIIGSNEKYIGNGSYWAKLNAPESTYTISYEPVSGYDTPTSETKILKEGDSIKFSGEYLLKRRVGGRLDFGDGYILIIKQIDPEKKEISLELQLDERKVDEAKVREHETVGLNKISYSVNESDKYHPSEMFVENISRDEGGNYTDFSFPSPQYALGPIKPSTDLRISSIPEGAKASIDGKYIGKTPKSISIGELKTYSVQLELEGYKNWNGQCKFDKLEKQEIQPTLSR, via the coding sequence ATGTCAGTAACTAAAGCAACCATACCTTTAGTAATTACCATATTTCTTATGATCGCGATTTGCAATCTTGCATTCGCAAGAGAACTTGATGTTATAAATAATTCAGATGCAAATCTAGTGCAAAATCAATCTGTAGATGGCCAATTCCTTACTGTTACAAATAATTCGGATACAAATGCTACGCAAATAAGTGCTGTCGATGACAACTCAAATAACGTTGATCCTGCTATCTACGGTGATAGGATAGTATGGGGGAACTACCGCATTGTAGATTCAAGTGAAGATCTCTACTTATATGATACCAATAATTTCACGAACGATAGAATTACTGCCAGTGGATCAGCATCAAGTCCTAAAATATACGGGGATAAAATCGTGTGGGAGGACAGTCGCAGCAAGGACTCTGATATTTACATATATAATCTTTCTACCCAGTCAGAAACTCAGATTACTACCAATAAGTCAGATCAGAAGAGTCCTGATATCTATGGAAACCGAGTAGTGTGGGAAGACGATCGCAATGGAGGAGACTTGATCAACTCAGATATCTATATGTATGATCTTTCCACAAATAAGGAATCTCGAATAACCACAATCATATCTGCAAAAGACCCTGTTATCTATGGAGACAGAATAGCGTGGCAGGATACACGCAATGGTGAATGGAAGTCTGATATCTATTTGTATGATCTCTCTACTAAGAACGAAACCCAAATTACAACCAGTGGATCAGCATACTCCCCTGCAATCTACGAAGACAGGTTAGTGTGGAGAGATAATAGCGAAAATCACTCTGGTATCTATATGCATAACTTATCCACATCCACGGAAACTCAAATTATAGCCAATGAATCAGCATATTCTCCTGTAATTTATGGGGATAATATAGTGTGGAAAGATAATAGCGAAAATCACTCTGGTATCTATATGCACAATTTATCCACAGCGACGGAGACCCAAATTACAGCCAGCGAATCACTGATATACTCTCCTGCAATTTATGGAGATAATATAGTGTGGGTGGATGATCGCAATAACAGGTCCGAAATCTACATGTACAATATATCAACTTCAAAAGAAATTTTAATAAATACTAGTAAACTCTCACAGACTGTTCTTGGAAAGAATGAGACTGGTGACATATATGTATACACAAGTCTAACTTGGAATCCTGACCCAGTTCCTATAACAAATGCAACTTTTACTATAATTGGATCAAATGAAAAATATATAGGAAATGGGTCGTACTGGGCTAAATTAAATGCACCTGAAAGCACATATACGATAAGTTACGAGCCAGTAAGTGGATATGATACACCTACTTCTGAAACCAAAATCCTAAAAGAAGGAGATTCAATAAAATTCTCTGGAGAGTATTTGCTAAAAAGAAGGGTAGGCGGAAGACTTGATTTTGGAGATGGGTATATTCTAATAATAAAGCAAATCGATCCTGAAAAGAAAGAAATATCATTGGAATTACAGTTAGATGAGCGCAAAGTTGATGAAGCGAAAGTCAGAGAACACGAGACTGTTGGATTAAATAAAATAAGCTATTCAGTAAATGAAAGTGATAAATATCATCCTTCAGAAATGTTTGTCGAGAATATATCTAGAGATGAAGGCGGGAATTATACAGATTTTTCTTTTCCATCTCCACAATATGCGCTTGGACCGATAAAACCATCTACAGATTTGAGAATTAGTTCAATTCCTGAAGGAGCAAAAGCATCTATAGATGGAAAATATATAGGGAAAACCCCAAAGTCTATTTCAATCGGTGAGTTGAAAACGTATTCGGTTCAATTGGAACTTGAAGGATACAAAAACTGGAACGGTCAGTGTAAATTTGATAAGCTCGAAAAACAAGAAATACAACCGACCCTGAGTAGATAA
- a CDS encoding group II intron maturase-specific domain-containing protein: protein MKLPRATHLIVTANSEETARDIKDMITAFLKERGLELSDDKTLITNINDGFDFLGWNFRKYKGKLLIKPSKKSIKRFTETISQTITAGAAWSQEVLIAKLNPIIRGWTNYHNSVVSSDIFQTLDHRIWELLWKWAKRRHPDKPKDWIVNKYWKRSTSRRWDFRTEVNGLLLLSKTKIYRHIPLRLKMNPFLNTDYFHERQNKLCCRKDHSI from the coding sequence GTGAAACTCCCCCGGGCTACTCACCTCATAGTTACTGCTAATTCAGAAGAAACTGCTAGAGACATTAAGGACATGATTACTGCTTTTCTCAAAGAACGAGGTCTTGAACTCTCCGATGATAAAACTCTGATCACAAACATTAATGACGGCTTTGATTTCCTCGGCTGGAACTTCCGCAAGTATAAAGGTAAGCTTTTGATTAAACCATCCAAAAAGTCCATAAAAAGATTCACAGAAACTATCAGTCAAACCATAACAGCAGGAGCTGCGTGGTCTCAGGAAGTATTAATTGCCAAATTAAATCCCATAATAAGAGGCTGGACCAACTATCACAATTCAGTGGTCTCCTCGGATATCTTCCAGACACTTGACCATAGAATCTGGGAATTGTTATGGAAATGGGCTAAAAGAAGACATCCAGACAAACCCAAAGATTGGATTGTCAACAAATACTGGAAAAGAAGCACTTCCAGAAGGTGGGATTTCAGAACAGAGGTTAATGGGTTATTGCTCCTATCTAAAACCAAGATATACAGACATATTCCTTTAAGACTGAAAATGAATCCATTTCTTAATACGGATTACTTCCACGAACGTCAAAATAAACTTTGTTGTCGGAAGGATCACTCCATTTGA
- the ltrA gene encoding group II intron reverse transcriptase/maturase, with amino-acid sequence MDETKPYEISKDIVQEAFQRVKANKGAAGVDDENIAAFESDLTNNLYKIWNRMSSGCYFPPSVKAIEIPKKSGGTRILGIPTVLDRVAQMVTKIYLEPQLEPLFHPDSYGYRPGKSAADALAATRKRCWRYNWLLEFDIKGLFDNINHDLLMKQVSMHTDKPWIILYIQRWLKAPFQMADGTVNERTKGTPQGGVVSPLLANLFLHYAFDQWMDSHHRYNPFERYADDSVIHCRSKKDADRLRIKLEKRLSEFGLELHPTKTRIVYCKDDDRQEDYPETKFDFLGYTFRPRRSKNKYGKHFINFTPAVSNTAKKSMQQEIHNWRMHLKPDLTLEDLSHMYNPIVRGWVNYYGLFYKSELYCVLKHMNRALTRWALRKYKKLSGHKRRARYWLGKIARRDPKLFVHWQMGIFPEAG; translated from the coding sequence ATGGACGAAACAAAGCCTTATGAAATCTCTAAAGATATAGTACAAGAAGCTTTTCAGAGAGTAAAAGCAAACAAAGGTGCTGCTGGTGTTGATGATGAAAACATTGCAGCTTTTGAATCAGATCTAACAAACAATCTCTATAAGATTTGGAATAGAATGTCCTCTGGCTGCTATTTCCCCCCATCAGTGAAAGCAATCGAAATCCCTAAAAAGAGCGGCGGAACTCGCATTCTGGGAATTCCCACAGTACTCGACAGGGTAGCACAGATGGTTACAAAAATCTATTTGGAACCGCAATTAGAACCACTCTTTCACCCCGACTCTTACGGCTATAGACCCGGCAAGTCAGCTGCAGACGCTCTTGCTGCAACACGTAAGCGTTGTTGGAGATATAACTGGTTACTGGAATTCGATATCAAAGGATTGTTTGACAATATTAATCACGATCTGCTAATGAAGCAAGTCAGTATGCATACTGACAAACCATGGATCATTCTCTACATTCAGAGATGGCTCAAAGCACCCTTTCAGATGGCAGATGGAACAGTCAATGAACGGACAAAAGGAACTCCCCAGGGAGGCGTTGTTAGTCCGCTTCTTGCGAATCTGTTTCTTCATTATGCTTTTGACCAGTGGATGGATAGTCATCATCGGTATAATCCATTTGAAAGATACGCCGATGATAGTGTCATACACTGCCGAAGCAAGAAAGATGCAGATCGACTGAGGATTAAGTTAGAAAAGCGTTTGTCTGAATTTGGACTTGAACTACATCCAACTAAAACACGGATCGTCTACTGTAAAGATGACGATCGGCAAGAGGATTATCCTGAAACAAAATTTGATTTTCTCGGATACACCTTTAGACCCCGTAGGTCCAAAAACAAGTATGGAAAACACTTTATCAACTTCACTCCTGCAGTCAGTAATACTGCTAAAAAGTCTATGCAGCAAGAAATCCATAATTGGCGTATGCACCTCAAACCCGATTTAACGTTAGAAGACCTATCCCATATGTATAATCCTATAGTTAGAGGCTGGGTCAACTACTATGGTCTCTTTTACAAATCTGAACTGTACTGTGTACTCAAGCATATGAATCGTGCCTTGACTCGCTGGGCCTTGCGCAAATACAAGAAACTTTCAGGGCACAAGCGACGAGCAAGATACTGGCTTGGGAAAATTGCCAGAAGGGATCCAAAACTTTTTGTTCACTGGCAAATGGGGATTTTTCCTGAGGCTGGATAA
- a CDS encoding group II intron maturase-specific domain-containing protein → MVAADIRYICNISEGFNFLGWNFRKYKGKLLPKPSQESQREVIKKISDAIHKAKAWDQDRLIRDLNPIIRGWTQYHNHTVSSEIFSKLDDTVYNMLISWAKRRHSNKGLTWIMTKYWHKSGSRKYVFCTELKTLERFSNAKVVRQRLASLNKNPFIDKEYFEQWKFIEYHRKKRITNPILF, encoded by the coding sequence ATTGTCGCTGCCGATATTCGTTATATATGCAATATTAGTGAAGGATTCAATTTCTTAGGATGGAACTTCAGGAAATACAAAGGAAAACTCCTTCCGAAGCCATCTCAAGAGTCCCAAAGGGAAGTTATCAAGAAAATCAGTGATGCAATTCACAAAGCAAAAGCATGGGATCAAGACCGACTGATACGAGACCTCAACCCAATCATTAGGGGATGGACACAGTATCACAACCATACAGTTTCCTCTGAGATTTTCAGCAAACTTGATGATACAGTCTATAACATGCTTATCTCTTGGGCGAAAAGAAGACACTCAAATAAAGGTCTCACTTGGATAATGACTAAATACTGGCATAAATCCGGTAGCAGAAAATATGTATTCTGCACAGAATTAAAGACGTTGGAGAGGTTCTCCAATGCCAAAGTTGTTAGGCAAAGACTAGCAAGCCTTAACAAAAATCCATTTATCGACAAGGAATATTTCGAACAATGGAAATTCATTGAATACCACCGGAAGAAACGCATCACCAACCCAATTCTGTTCTAA
- a CDS encoding DUF2341 domain-containing protein, with amino-acid sequence MNINSKHSIYILPVLLILLFTGTVSALPTIAHDTVQGEMYVSSTANWDSKYSTNNFDVPNGTVIFARYYAGVWSGTISTTFNGYAPTSTSSYASDMGVTWVSYDVTEYVIPGCENTAIVASSSGDGRQYGSTLVVVLENESKPQIEYWIAEGLDWMHYGDYVGSEVDNSTTYFNGTVDLADVQSASLYSTHLTGYNYEDFNGNSLSDAAESVGGSYFNYIHWDNVKDSLVSENQVVNVGRGDDAYCSVVLHCLSIIYEYEKTDLVPVNLTPNVVVPNTENTLTATIENQGDKNSTAFNTSLLVDGTVVDTQTVTNLASKSSTNVDFHWTPDGTTTNSYTLTVNVDPENVVNEGNESNNTLTMLVGTTTALTPVADFTATPTAGDAPLTVNFTDQSTNSPTSWAWDFNNDEITDSTLQNPIYTYSTSGTYTVKLTVTNAGGSNSSTKADYITVNTPIMPVANFTATPTRGDAPLTVQFTDTSTSTPSSWLWDFGDGTSSTEQNPIHNYTAGRKYTVKLTATNAAGSSIEEKADYITVIATPVADFKATPTTGDAPLTVNFTDLSSNSPDSWLWDFGDGKNSTNQNPSHIYSIPGNYTVKLTVNGLGGSDEEVKTSYIVSVDNIAPSVTASPNGGLYDHELDVTLSVTDNVDTNPVIYYTTDGSTPTTNSTLYTAPIHIDNRTILKFITIDNAGNQAVQTMIYNIDNVPLTSYLFFKEHTISGSVDGPLTDYQIKMNIHRDTGTDNSSDVYLNDYSLNWPNDIRFTDANNSILSYWTEESDDNTSTVWVKVNSIPTSGTTIKLYYGNANSADMNDGTNTFVAFEDFSDDTRRTSVWTENQDQGVSGYTNVHVFENGGYHIRQDSRSDRGAEIVMTNELSVPVWCNVFLEVISESGGRNPPWTFTGIGYAASDWNFGYWGGVLGYDTSPGHTYKITWTNAQNTSNILLYENSELLYSRDRSLSTTNKPDIGVRTASQEMGEWYYRNFYARTYTANEPVQGEWQSETPLQSVIARFSATPLIGIAPLTVQFTDQSVGNITGWAWDFDNDGTTDSTEQSPAYTYTNNGIYTVKLTVTGLEGGNNTKVKTNYITSDNLAPVVTANPFGNVCQVDQSVTLNVSDNIDPLPVIYYTTDGTDPNTTSPAYTGPISITNSTTLKFMAVDAAGNQAPIQTENYTIDKVAPVVTASPEGGLYGHELDVVLSATDEVDTDPTIYYTTDGSVPTTNSTLYTAPVHITDKTLLKSMGVDEAGNQAVQIRVYYVDTLPLTSYLFFKEHTISGSVDGPLTDYQIKMNIHRGIGTDNGSDVYLNDYSLNWPNDIRFTDANNSILSYWIEKSDDNTSVVWVKVNSIPTSGTTIKLYYGNANSTDMSDGTNTFMAFEDFTDDTRRTSVWTENQYDSDSGYTNVHVFENGGYHIKQDSQSDRGAGIVMTEELSVPVWCSVTLEDVSESGGRTPPWILTGVGYATSNWHLGYWGGVQGGYDTSPGHTYRLSWTNGQTTNNKLLYENNMLLFSGNSSFSTTNKPDMGVRTASRETGEWYFRDFYARTYTANEPVQGEWGNDTHNSATPVANFSATPTSGDSPLTVQFTDQSTGSPTSWVWDFGDGANSTEQNPSHTYSAAGNYTVNLTVENAAGTDFELKSDYIEVSEASGSTVTLYFDPESFSVAENESTEINIVASNFPAGLSGYNLTVAIDDPAVAEIVDIEYPSWALITQNSTLPGTSIYMKTVDLEDAVKADAADVVLATLTVSGKEKGSANLSIGVKRLEEDSGDSIEPALLTGTIEVTLLSPLPDQEYTPRDLDGDGLYEDLTGNGEFSFVDIVAYFHNMDWIEENMPVEYFDFNGNGRIDFDDVVDMFGMI; translated from the coding sequence ATGAACATTAATTCAAAACACTCCATATATATACTCCCTGTATTGTTAATCCTGCTTTTTACCGGCACTGTCTCGGCTTTACCCACAATAGCTCACGACACAGTGCAGGGTGAAATGTACGTATCATCCACGGCAAACTGGGATTCCAAATACTCTACAAACAACTTTGATGTGCCGAACGGGACAGTTATTTTTGCGCGGTACTATGCTGGGGTATGGTCGGGTACAATCTCCACCACATTCAATGGCTATGCCCCTACTTCTACATCCTCGTACGCTTCTGATATGGGGGTAACATGGGTTTCTTATGATGTCACAGAGTACGTTATACCTGGTTGTGAAAACACTGCAATTGTCGCTTCTTCATCGGGAGATGGCAGGCAGTATGGTAGCACTCTTGTAGTCGTACTGGAAAATGAAAGCAAACCACAGATAGAATACTGGATTGCAGAAGGTCTTGACTGGATGCATTACGGAGATTACGTAGGATCTGAAGTCGACAATTCTACCACATATTTCAACGGGACCGTGGACCTTGCTGACGTGCAGAGTGCAAGCCTTTATTCAACCCACCTTACGGGGTATAACTATGAAGATTTCAACGGAAATTCCCTTTCTGATGCAGCCGAGTCGGTAGGCGGATCCTACTTCAACTATATCCACTGGGACAATGTAAAAGATTCTCTTGTTTCAGAGAACCAGGTCGTTAATGTAGGGCGGGGAGACGATGCCTACTGTTCTGTGGTACTGCACTGCCTTTCAATTATATACGAATACGAAAAAACTGACCTTGTGCCTGTGAACCTGACACCAAATGTCGTGGTCCCCAACACCGAAAACACCCTAACCGCCACCATCGAAAATCAGGGCGATAAAAACTCAACAGCCTTCAATACATCCCTCCTTGTGGACGGCACAGTCGTGGACACACAAACCGTTACCAACCTGGCAAGTAAGAGCAGCACAAACGTCGACTTCCACTGGACACCCGACGGCACTACTACAAACAGCTACACATTAACTGTAAACGTAGACCCTGAAAATGTGGTGAATGAAGGGAATGAGAGCAACAATACCCTAACCATGCTGGTAGGAACGACTACAGCCCTCACACCTGTGGCCGACTTCACCGCCACGCCAACTGCAGGCGACGCACCACTTACGGTTAACTTTACCGACCAGTCCACAAACTCCCCTACATCATGGGCCTGGGACTTTAACAACGACGAAATCACCGACAGCACGCTCCAGAACCCCATCTATACTTACAGCACTTCTGGAACCTACACTGTGAAACTTACCGTCACAAACGCTGGCGGTTCAAACTCCAGCACAAAAGCAGATTACATCACTGTCAACACACCGATTATGCCAGTGGCCAATTTCACTGCAACACCAACCAGGGGAGATGCCCCGCTCACCGTGCAGTTCACTGACACGTCTACCAGCACACCCAGTTCATGGCTCTGGGACTTTGGGGACGGCACCAGCAGCACAGAGCAAAACCCCATACATAACTACACCGCCGGCAGGAAATATACAGTCAAACTCACAGCTACCAACGCAGCTGGGAGCAGTATCGAGGAAAAGGCAGACTATATCACTGTCATAGCAACACCTGTTGCAGACTTCAAAGCAACGCCAACAACCGGCGACGCCCCACTCACAGTCAACTTCACTGACCTGTCATCCAACTCGCCGGATTCATGGCTCTGGGACTTTGGGGATGGGAAAAACAGCACAAACCAAAACCCTTCCCACATTTACAGCATCCCCGGAAACTATACTGTAAAATTAACTGTGAACGGACTCGGTGGCAGTGACGAGGAAGTAAAAACCAGCTACATCGTATCAGTTGACAATATAGCACCATCTGTAACCGCCAGCCCCAATGGGGGTTTGTACGATCATGAGCTGGATGTAACTTTATCTGTAACAGACAACGTTGACACAAACCCAGTAATATACTACACCACAGATGGCAGTACTCCTACCACGAACAGTACTCTCTACACAGCACCAATCCATATCGATAACAGGACAATCCTGAAATTCATAACCATCGATAATGCCGGTAACCAGGCTGTTCAGACCATGATCTACAATATAGATAACGTGCCCTTAACGTCTTATTTATTCTTTAAAGAGCATACAATCTCCGGTAGTGTTGATGGGCCGTTAACTGACTATCAGATTAAAATGAACATTCACCGGGATACAGGCACTGACAACAGTTCTGACGTTTACCTGAATGATTACTCCCTGAACTGGCCAAACGACATCAGATTCACCGATGCTAACAATAGCATCCTCAGCTACTGGACCGAAGAATCTGATGACAACACATCCACAGTCTGGGTGAAAGTAAACAGCATACCCACCTCAGGAACCACAATCAAACTCTACTACGGCAACGCAAACAGTGCGGATATGAATGATGGCACTAACACCTTTGTGGCTTTCGAGGATTTCTCCGATGACACCCGCAGAACAAGTGTCTGGACCGAAAATCAAGATCAGGGTGTTAGTGGTTATACCAATGTTCACGTATTTGAGAACGGGGGCTATCATATCAGGCAGGACAGCCGGAGCGACAGAGGCGCAGAGATAGTCATGACCAACGAGTTGAGCGTCCCTGTCTGGTGCAACGTATTTCTGGAAGTTATTTCAGAATCAGGAGGTCGCAACCCGCCATGGACATTCACCGGAATTGGATATGCAGCCTCCGACTGGAACTTTGGATACTGGGGTGGCGTGCTTGGTTATGATACTTCCCCCGGGCACACCTACAAGATAACCTGGACCAACGCCCAGAACACCAGCAACATACTGCTATACGAAAATAGTGAGCTATTATACTCAAGAGACCGCTCATTATCAACTACGAATAAACCAGATATCGGAGTCCGCACTGCCAGTCAAGAAATGGGAGAATGGTACTACAGGAACTTCTATGCCCGTACATACACGGCAAATGAACCGGTACAGGGTGAATGGCAAAGCGAAACGCCGCTTCAATCCGTTATTGCTCGTTTTTCTGCAACACCTCTCATCGGGATAGCTCCTCTTACCGTGCAATTTACTGACCAGTCGGTGGGCAATATAACCGGATGGGCCTGGGACTTTGACAATGACGGGACAACTGACAGCACCGAACAAAGCCCCGCCTACACCTATACCAATAACGGAATCTACACCGTAAAACTCACTGTAACCGGACTGGAAGGAGGTAATAATACTAAGGTTAAAACTAACTACATCACCTCCGATAATCTGGCTCCTGTGGTAACGGCCAATCCCTTTGGAAATGTTTGCCAAGTTGACCAGTCTGTAACCTTAAATGTGTCCGATAACATAGACCCCTTACCAGTGATCTATTACACGACCGATGGAACAGATCCAAATACCACAAGCCCTGCGTACACAGGCCCAATAAGCATAACCAACTCTACCACACTGAAGTTCATGGCTGTGGACGCTGCAGGAAACCAGGCTCCGATTCAAACTGAAAACTACACCATCGACAAAGTTGCACCTGTTGTTACGGCCAGTCCTGAGGGAGGTTTGTATGGCCATGAGCTGGATGTAGTTTTATCTGCAACAGACGAGGTCGATACGGATCCAACAATATACTACACTACAGATGGCAGTGTTCCTACCACGAACAGCACTCTCTACACGGCGCCAGTTCACATCACTGATAAAACTCTTCTGAAGTCCATGGGAGTAGACGAGGCTGGTAACCAGGCTGTTCAGATCAGAGTTTACTACGTGGATACCTTACCCTTAACGTCTTATTTATTCTTTAAAGAGCATACAATCTCCGGTAGTGTTGATGGACCGTTAACTGACTATCAGATTAAAATGAACATTCATCGAGGAATAGGCACAGACAACGGTTCTGACGTTTACCTGAACGATTATTCCCTTAACTGGCCCAACGACATCAGATTCACCGACGCCAACAACAGCATTCTCAGCTACTGGATCGAAAAATCAGACGACAACACCTCCGTAGTCTGGGTAAAAGTAAACAGCATACCCACTTCAGGAACCACAATCAAACTCTACTACGGCAATGCAAACAGTACGGATATGAGTGATGGTACTAACACCTTTATGGCTTTTGAGGACTTCACCGATGACACCCGCAGAACCAGTGTCTGGACCGAAAATCAGTATGATAGTGATAGTGGCTATACCAATGTGCACGTGTTTGAGAATGGAGGCTACCATATCAAGCAGGACAGCCAGAGCGACAGAGGCGCGGGGATAGTCATGACAGAGGAGTTAAGCGTCCCTGTCTGGTGCAGCGTGACACTTGAGGATGTTTCGGAATCAGGAGGACGCACCCCACCATGGATATTAACCGGAGTAGGATACGCCACTTCCAACTGGCACCTTGGGTACTGGGGCGGAGTACAGGGGGGTTATGATACCTCACCCGGGCATACCTACAGGCTAAGCTGGACCAACGGCCAGACCACAAACAACAAACTGCTGTACGAAAATAACATGCTATTGTTCTCAGGAAACAGTTCATTCTCAACTACGAATAAACCGGACATGGGAGTCCGCACTGCCAGTCGAGAAACGGGTGAATGGTACTTCAGAGACTTTTATGCCCGTACATACACGGCAAATGAACCGGTACAGGGTGAATGGGGCAATGATACGCATAATTCAGCAACACCTGTCGCGAACTTCAGTGCGACACCAACGTCCGGCGATTCCCCGTTGACAGTTCAGTTCACTGACCAGTCTACCGGATCGCCGACTTCCTGGGTCTGGGACTTCGGAGACGGAGCAAACTCAACAGAGCAGAACCCCTCGCATACTTATTCTGCAGCAGGTAACTACACCGTAAATCTGACTGTAGAAAATGCTGCCGGGACTGACTTTGAGTTAAAATCGGATTACATAGAAGTTTCTGAAGCTTCCGGATCAACTGTTACTCTCTATTTCGACCCTGAAAGTTTCTCAGTTGCAGAAAACGAATCTACTGAAATAAATATCGTTGCCAGCAATTTCCCTGCAGGTCTTTCAGGCTACAACCTGACCGTTGCTATTGACGATCCGGCTGTTGCCGAAATAGTCGATATAGAGTACCCCTCCTGGGCTCTGATTACTCAGAACTCTACCCTACCCGGGACTTCTATCTACATGAAGACTGTTGACCTGGAAGATGCCGTTAAGGCAGATGCAGCAGATGTTGTGCTTGCTACTCTCACGGTTTCTGGAAAGGAAAAAGGGTCTGCGAACCTTTCGATAGGGGTTAAACGTCTGGAGGAAGATTCCGGAGACTCTATCGAACCAGCTCTCCTAACAGGGACAATTGAAGTGACCCTTCTGTCCCCACTGCCGGATCAGGAATATACCCCTAGAGACCTTGACGGAGACGGACTCTATGAAGACCTCACTGGAAACGGGGAGTTCAGTTTCGTAGATATAGTGGCGTACTTCCACAACATGGACTGGATAGAGGAAAACATGCCGGTGGAGTATTTTGACTTCAACGGGAATGGGAGGATAGACTTTGATGATGTTGTGGATATGTTTGGAATGATCTGA